CgtggaattaaacctctcccagtggcttggccaTCCTCCCCTCGGCCCTCTCACCATGAGGAGTtaattttagctaggttgcatattggcCATTGTTGTTCTAGCCATTGCTATTTGTCAAATGGTGATCCCCCACCAATTTGTGcccattgtcatcaacctttgacggTTTGCCATTTCCTGACTGTACACCTTTTTGCCACCTGAGTTATCAGCTATTTTAGCAAACTACATGCAGGCTGTTGACCaccttttactttttatctgtcatagAAATAAggggaaggacatttaatctttgatTTGGGACCCCCATTGTCTCTACGGCACATTTTCtggacctttctccaagaggaagCCCTTGTTCTTAGTTTTCTCTCCTTCCATCGCTTGGGCATAATGTGTTGTTGCTTTTAACCCCTTTCTCATATTCGTGTTCTAAGGTTCTGACAGGGGCTcatatgaccttagttgtttttgcacccaaaaacaaaacaaaatcaaaaagCAAACCACCTTCCTCTCCCCTTTAAACACATACATATGGAtctctctattaaaaaaaaaaaaatgtagattaaTAATAATGGAAAAGCCAGTCATCGACATggttgtatttagccatattttcaCCAAGAAAAactaattgacatgttccacatcatcgtGTGATTCCATTTATGCTCCCTAAATTAGCTGACTGGAGAACCAAGTCACTTCTGTGTAGGACTCATTATGTATTCTGGCTTAGACCACACATTTTTTAGTGTAGTTCTCAGTCTTGCAATCCTGTTAATACACTggcatccaaaattaaagcaacaaactgctgtttccccttcctgtgtctaattcactataTAATCATAAAAATTGCCAACCAGATGTCCATACActtgtgttctgcacggaagatagcattctgctcaatggacaactgtgccaacgatgacgtcaggcccTCATGAAATGAGGTAGTGTTTGCAGGTAGACCCACATGCACAATCACTATGTACATGCCACAGACTATGCAGTATGGCGCAAAAGAGATGCCTACCAGACTGTCTGCaatggagggccatagaaagaaaggaagcagggcaGTCGCAAAGTGATTTGTCCCGattgcttaatgtgaatcattctatTGTTTCCAAAATGTGGCGACAGTTTgagaccaaaactgtatcctgaagactaCGGCAGGGCCGACCATGTGTGACTTCAAAAGAGAGAACctatatttggctgtaagggcatgaccttactgccttagtactgcatgACAAGAGGCacatgacctcgcagcatccactggatgtgGTGTATCAAGGCAGTGCAGAATgctttggcagagtggcctttattgtcagagatgTGCTGTGTGTCTACTTCTGATGGCTCTTCACAGAAGAAAATGTCTAGAGGGGATTCATCAACATACCATCTGGGCAGTTGAACAGTGGACCACCGTTTTCACAGATCAGTGCCTAttaagtctggagagtgattctcgatggattcgaaTGTGGAGGGAACATGGAGCACAATTTCAGGGCCGAAATGTTGTAGAAAGGGACAGAGATCGGAGAGGATCTCTAATGGTGTGTGCAGGGATTGTGTTTACCACTTGAACCCCTTTTCATGAAATTatgcgggtgaatcggcaaggtttaagtgCTGTCAGGTATCATGATGAGATCTCATCtacagttgttgcgaggtgctgtgggcgcaGATATAGTACTGATGAATGATAATCCTTGACCTCATAGACCATGGGTGGTTGATGCTTTCTTGGAAGTGGAAAATACTGCACACATGgtgtggcctgctcactctcctGATTTCAATCCCTTAGAGCATGTCCAGGATGCACTAGGGAATAgcttgcatcatgtcagcatctaCCAATCACTCccaaatgaaatgatgattaaatcaagaccttaagctgcTGACGGGCGAAGATATACATCCACagcaacagttgaaaatgtgtgccccgactgggactcaaacctgggatatcctgcttacaagcagacgctctatccatctgagccaccgagggcacagagaatagtgtgaCTGCTGGtatttatcccttgcatgctccctgtgagacccacattctctgctttatgtccacacaccacattcgtagtgcccgtcccattacactcgttactcatggcagacaatcttaccaagtcccgtaagagttcaggcaatgcgtGTACATCTGCACAGGAggtggtcaatggccggttagccttaactatatgaagatggtatctgttctttcggacatgtccgaaagaacagatcccATCTTCATAAAGCTAAGTCTGACCAGCCAttaaccttcttctgtgcggatgcacatgcATTtttccaaactcttacgggacccgGTAAGATTGCCTActgactacgaatgtagtgtgtggacacttaagttaagaatgtgggtctcacagggagccttcaaggataaatccctgcagtcaaactattctctgtgccctcggtggctcagatggttagagcgtctgtcatgtaagcaggaggtccctgtttctgacatgtccaaaagaacaaataccatcttcatataatcaCTCttcaagactgcgagcagctctgcaggaagaatgggtgttacCGCCTTAACATGAGaacgatgacatcattcacagcatgctccgtcgttgtcaggcctgtttTGCAGTCAGAGGTGGTTATACCCTATACTTAGTGTGTTAACCAGTTAACTGAATGTGTGTGGTAATACGTTAAgttggaaaaatgaagaaaatttttatctaccattatgcatgttgcaatcatctgtgttctttacattgtttatactttactatcacatttttacactGTTTTGTGACAAAGTGAATGCAACCTTGCAAGATTTCCTTTTGTTGCAACACCAGTGTATTAATGACATTCTATGAAAGAGTGACCACTTCCTTGTTGTCAGTCTTCTCGTTGATTACCAACTAATGAAGAGCTCGTGCTAGTTCCCTTCCTCTGATTAGCTGCTCCATTTTTTAATCACCTCAACAGTCATAACATGTTAAacttccctcctccctctccctctgcctctcCCGATTAAGTTAGAGCTCTAGCTTAATTATATTAGTGAGACATTAAGCTTGCCTAGTTTCCCAAGGAGGTGGTCTGTTTCTTGTGTACTTCTGGTTTCGGATTCTAATGTAGTACGTATCAAGTTGTTTCATTATGACATTGTTGGAGTTGCCCAGAATGTTATTGTGTTTCTTACTCTTGTGTCTCTTTTCATCTTTCAGGGAAAGATGTCATTGGGCTTGCAGAAACAGGCTCAGGGAAAACTGGTGCATTTGCACTTCCAATACTGCAGGCCCTTTTGCAGAATCCACAGAGGTATTTTGCTCTCATACTTACTCCAACAAGGGAATTAGCCTTCCAAATATCGGAACAGTTTGAAGCACTTGGTAAGATGTATGAGAATCTGAAGCCatctttgctttcttttttttgAGATGTTACAATCTCTTAGCTCATTTCAAATTAATAGAAGTATTGTTCTTTCTATTTACATTCTTGCAAAGAGAAATTGAGATCAAAATTCCACTTTTAGCTAGAAATGTAAATTGAATTTCCTTTCACCCATATATTTCCTATAACCCTTGTGTGGTTTAGCACATTAGTCCTTATTTTACTGACTGAAACTGTTGCCAAACAGTAACAGTTTTAGAACTGTTCATACAGTTAAAGTTAGCTCTATAAACATTAACACTTTTAGTTTGTGTGTGAGTATCTGCACTAGTTTGGTGGAAACCGTAGAATGCCCAAGAATGTTATAAAATTAACATTCCAATAACAATTtttagtaataataaaacaaaactgtataaagataatgttcccCAACTAGTTATTGTCTTTCATCAGCAGTACAGTAGGGATATGCATTTTTTACAGCTTGTCATCTTCATcaacacaaatatttcttcttctgtttaagGCTACAAAGTAGTCAGACGATTGGCTTGCTCCTACATGATAGTATTGGTTTTTGGCATGTTACTCCTGTTTACTTACCTAATTGAGCACTGGGAAGACTGTTAACCTCACTGTGATGTACGTAAGCATTACAAATAAGTCATTCTTGCATGCTGCGTGCGTAGAAACAGGTACtgaaaatttcctgacaattactgGCTGTCCTCACTGCATCAGTCTCCAAAGGACTAAGGAATAAAATTAATGCACTTCTTATTTCGTTGATTAACTAGTAATCAAACCCAGTTGGTATAGTGTCTCTCTCCGAACATCATGTGACCAATGGTATAGTTATGTTAAGTTTGCAGGATTTAGGATCACATCTCACTTCAGCAGAACAGAAATTGAGGTGGGAAAGTTGCCACATTCACAAGGGATAGTCGTACATTAAGGATGAAGATATTATTAAACATTGCATAGAGCAGTATACACGGTTCAGTAACATTGGTGTGGCCACTGCCTGTGTTCATCATtattgtgcaataaccactcacagatgcagGTGGCAGTACTTgcaatggagggtatataaagcatgatGGGGTACACAGGAAAAAATGGAGTCAttattgtaatgcggaaacggagcgatttatgtgatgtccaaaacgcgtgatcattggctttcaagccaagggtggaagcattatcGAAACACTAACTTTGTGGTCCATTAGTTTGTTGTCATGGTTAAAGTGTATCATGTATGGTGTTATCCAAAACTGGCAATGAGAcagttgtggtgcaccacaggccgtagatgacaggggtgagtgatgGCTGTGGAGATGTATATGGGCAAATAAACATGGTACAATAGAGCAGCTGACCACACAGATAAATCAAGAGGttagcaacagtgtctcctcaatgactgttcagtaaGCATTGGTTCATACAGGCCttagcagcaggtgcctggttcatgagcCCATGCATCGATGACAAAGGCTGGAACTTGCATGTTAGCATCACAGtttttgagcagttattgccccATGTCGATTAACAATCATAGTGCAGCTGAGTTCCTCTATGGGTGGCAACTGTGCACTGTGCTTCATCTTATGACATCACCCCCCTTCGAGCTTCACTCTCATCCCTCCCGGTGCTACATATCTGGCTCAGGTGTGTGGTCACATTCCTATAAGGATACTGAGGCTTGGATGCTGACAATGTCATGCTCTGGCCAGAACCCCTAGCAGCTCCTTCTGACTCCTGACAGTTGCACTGACAGTCAGTTCTGCATCCATGTGGATTGGTAAAACTCCCTGTCATGCCCACCATCAGCAATGACTGGATGGATACCACTGAACCCCTACCTTCCCCACAGCCAGCGGTCGATGAAACAGGATCTTTGCCCATGTCTCCTTTCCATCCCCCACGTCACCATCCAGGTTGTTTCTGCCCATATGCACTTCTTTTGGGAGGTGATCTGGTATTCGGATCTGCGGAAGTTTAATGGCTGCCAGAGAAAATGGATCTAAATGGCTGTTAGAGGGCATAGTATCGCCAAAGCGCTTTGCTAGCGCTGTCAGTGTGCCACTTATCTCACCATGCGACTGTGCCACCTAGCAATTTTCCTTAAGGCCAATATAAATACATGTAAATGGTCAGACAGTTCTTCACTCATATCTGTACAATGGACTGTTGGTAACCACTTTCCTAGGCACTTGGTGTCTCTGTGCTCTTCGTCTGTTGACATTGTTGTGGCAAAGGTTTCCACTTGTGCTTCATTGTTTACAGAGGTTGCTTTGGTCTTGTCTTTGTCTGTGTCCTGTCGTCTGTCAGTCAGCTGTGTGTAGCTCAGCTATCGCTTGTCGTGTTCTCATCTGCAGGCAGCCCTTCCACCTTGTGGTTTCAGGTGTTTTGATGTTCCTTTGGCGGGTACCGATGCGTGCACTTAGATCTGGCTACTGCCGGATCTCTCaggtataataaaaaaaataaaacaatttattaatAAAACTCTTACCTGATTTGAAAACTGCTTTCCATCGACATACGTATTCAACAAGCCACCTTGCCAGTTCTTTGTTGCTAAGCTTTGTAAAGAAACACTGTATGCATTTCAGAACTTGGAAGAGATTTTCTCTCATTATATGTCTGAAATATCATGCCAAGCTGGTAGAAGAGTTTTTCAGTGTTAAATTAATGGGATTAccacttgaaagaaaaaaaatctgcataGAACTGCAGAAGCACCTGAACAAAGCTTTTATTTCCAGTGTGGCTGTAGTCAATTGtaggtgaaataaaaataaaaagctagtATATTTCACTTGCTTGCATTCCATAATGATGTAGCTATTCAAGCTGAGATAAAATGTTTAGAGTGCAAAAGATTATAATATCATTTATTTGGGTTGTGAACTTGAGAACAACCAGCAGAGGCCAGTTCGAGGAACTGGGGATGCTAACTACTGCATCAtagcatatttattccttaataaaattaGTCATACATATCTTACCCAAACCAGTAGCTATGTTCATGGATCTGCACTTGAAATAAGAACAGTTTGCATAAAACCATTTactttgttacaaaaaggtgccAATTATTCCGCAACACAGTTTCAGTAACTTGATGGCAGCTGTGAAATGTTCAGCTACTTACAAAGTTTGATTTAAGAGGACCAAAAGTATTTATTGTGGACAGTCTTTTTTTACTCTGTTGATAAATTTCTTAGCAGATGTATATATCATCGATGATACAAAATAATATGAGTGTTGCTTAAAATCTGATTTCTAATTGTCTTCAGTGCAGTAAAGTTATCAGTCAAAATGTTTGTATACCACGTTCTGTTTGGTGACATTTGGTTACAATGGCCTAAGAATTATCTTACGCACCTCAATGTATATCCCTGTGAATGACATAAATGTAAAGTTACCTTATAAATGAAAACTGTTTCAGATTCtttttacgtcttccacatccaTGAGAAAGATTTTACTTGGAATCTGTGGAAGGAATGTAGCACAGTTGTTTTAATATGCATGATATTTTTTGTCATCTGCAACGTCCTTGAAGACCTTCACTATGATTTTACAGAacaaacattttatgtatttttaaattcAAAATAGTTCAGCAGTCTTGTACTTAAATGTCCCCCTtctaatcccccccccccactctctctctctctctctctctctctctctctctctctctctctctctctctctctctctgtttatacAATTTCCCAATGTCAGCACAACATTTGGACTGGCATCTGGATAGTGTTGACATTGGAGTGATGTTCAAAAAAAAGATGTCTCAACAGCTGTTGTTTTTTTAATTCCTACCTTACGCCTTTGCTTTGATTATAGGTTCCAGTATAGGAGTCAAGTGTGCTGTGATAGTTGGTGGTATGGATATGATGGCTCAAGCCTTAATGCTTGCAAAGAAGCCACATGTTCTTATAGCAACTCCCGGACGTCTTGTAGATCACCTTGaaaacaccaaagggttcagtttaAGAGCCCTCAAATACTTGGTATGTTTTGCACTGCTATCAAAATATGCGCCCAAGTTTTCAGTTTGCTCATAGGTGTTTTATATTTCAGGTAATGGACGAAGCTGATCGCATATTGAATATGGAttttgaagtagaagtggataaaaTATTGAAAGTTATTCCACGTGAACGAAGGACCTTTCTCTTTTCAGCCACAATGACAAAGAAAGTCCAGAAACTTCAAAGAGCTTCACTGCAGGATCCAGTTAAAGTAGAAGTGTCAACAAAGTACCAGACTGTCGAGAAACTGCAACAGTATTATATATTTATTCCAGTGAAATTCAAGGTAATATCATCGTTGAAAATAAGCCATTTTAGTGAAGTGTAACGAGTATATTCAAAGTCCTTTCATACAAATTTGCAACTGTTAAACACTTGCAGGAACTTGATTGTACAGGAAGGCATGATAGTGGTGaaatcttctcaggttatcagtcatATCATGGTGCTGTGTTGTCAAAACATTGCAGCAAGATGACGCCACATCTCGACCGACAACTTGAAGGTTTCATCAATGAAATTTTTCAAGAAAGCCTTATTGGACAAAGAAGTTTTTAGTTTAAAATCCACCTTTGTATTAAACACTGCCTCTTAGAGTGCTTGTTCCTTGTTCCTGAAAACACTCTTCATTTTTTGGACTGTGTGTGTCTTGCAGAAGTGGGATGTTTCTATGATATGAGATTTGTTTGTGTTCTTCAGTATTCACTGCACATTTGGAATTACACTCCCCCTCTTTACACTTTTGTTGATATCAGCAGCTTAATAGTTATTTTTAAGGAGTCACAATTTAGGGTGTTGTTGTTTGTCAGTAGTAAAGTTTCTACCTAAGTGATGTACAGTATTAGacctctttcttttatttttggctgattttatttttatcatagCTTGTTATTAATTCATTAATATCCTTGAAACTGGAAAAAATGGTTGTAGTCTTTATTGCAAAACTCAAGCAGCAATTTTGTTTCAGGATGTTTATTTAGTCCACATACTAAATGAGCTAGCTGGTAATACCTTCATGATATTTTGCTCAACCTGCAACAATACAGTTCGTACAGCTTTACTGCTTCGGAGCCTTGGATTTACTGCTGTGCCTCTTCATGGACAGATGTCGCAAAATAAGCGCCTTGGTGCTCTAAATAAATTTAAGGCAAAGAACCGCTCCATTTTGATATCTACGGATGTAGCCAGTCGGTAAGATTGTTTGTGATATACTCTTCTTATCCATATGTTCTCTCTCCCCCTGTTTCAAAATCCGTGATGGtattttcactcatttcaaaatatgaaaagaaaccaAAGAGCAAGGGGATGGCTAATACACACTGGTGTTGGTGGTATGTTGTAAACAAGATAACTCAGGCCTGTTAAAAGTTTCCACATTGTATCAACATTTTCTCTTTAGCAAGCGAAGGACAAATATGTGTTTCTTTGCTCTAGTATGCTAGGTCCCACAGCTGAGTATTAATTTGCATTATGCAGCGTGTGTCATATACAAACCATTCTGCCACTCACAGGTGGTGTGGTACCAGAGAAAATAATGCACTGGTACAGTGTTGTGTGTGTGCACTTctgtatttcgaaaaaacattCTTAGGCACATGATCTCCCAAATTGGACTTCGCCGGATGACGTGCAATGCCAGTAACTGAAAACTGGctactttttttacatttataaGCATAAAATAAAGCTGTTTTAAACCATGTGTGATAGAATAGTTTTATCTGAATAAAGTTCATTATAAAATAAGATATATTGGGTAATTTCATGTTTCTGTATGTTGATGCAGAATTTGCATCTGTTCTTGAATTTATTGCAAAATGCATGTTTTCTGGAGCCCTAACACTTAAATAATCACAGGTAAATTACTTCAAAGAATCTACATGaaacttaaggatacagggtacgtaTAAATGgagtaaaaatcaaaattttttatgactttattaaattctatagtgttTCCTGATTACATTTATATGTACATTATAGAGTTTCATATGGAAAATTACCTATatgtaccaaattttaaagttatggtccTGTATGCAGCCATTTGTGGAAGTGCATATCCTTtagtgtaaaataaaaacaaactatgccacgcatcaagaaattcagtaaaaggaaattgtcgtaaccagttcacaaacaaagctaaCTGCACTGTtggaagtaacctatgtatcagttcttcaggcaaGAACTCCCACATGCCTTGCCTCCTGGTGATTCGAATGTTTTTGTTAACGACGACGCTGTTTGTagaagatttgttgttgttgtgggtatCGTATCTTCTGTGATAAAGGAAGTGCATTGATGGTTGTGTGTAAAGCATCTATGAAATATACAGTAGAAGAAActataaatattagtggaaccagggacattgctgttgcacttgatgggacatggcaacgttgaggacattgttccttgaatggtgtagtaagtgctacttctctttagaatggaaaagttgtttatGTTGAGtgtttatctaagtactgccacacctaccatattgaacatcagtgttctaagaattatgatagtTACAGTGGAGGTACGGAGTGTgagggagctctaaaaatatttcagaggtcggtaccTGCTTGTAATGTAAGATATACGACGTACCGAGGCGATGGTGACtctaaaactttcaataaaatcaATGAGtaaaatgtttatggtgatactttGGTAACAAAATGGGACTATTGTGTGcacgtgcaaaagaggatgggtgctagactgaggaagctatgaagagaaaggaaaggaaagttgctaactgatggaaaatctctgtctggctgaagcagattgacagaaactgaaatagacctccttcagagatattatggactggccattggaTGAACTGCacttctgaatgatgttacagcaatgtgaAAAACTGTATacgccacctactttcataagttgtccacagatgaccaccctgttcagaCTTTGCCCGAAAGGAGCAGATTCAtgatgtggttaccaaaaagcaaaagaaagtggtctaatacaccatcataagcattctctttctGAGccggttatgaatgaaataaaaccagtttttagagacctgagtgaccctgttttgcttagtaaattttTTCATGGGGGTACTCGGAatacaatgaaagtttcaaacattgcatatgggaaagattacccaagaatgtttttgtaggactaaatgcaTTAAGAGTTGGtacactagatgcagtgatatgtttcaatgatggagtgataggaaggttggaattcctgagaaatttaggcataaaatgtggctctaatacagaagatcaattgcttgcttgtgacagacaactagtgcatgaagctgaaagatacactcttcaagttaccaaagaagcaagaa
The Schistocerca gregaria isolate iqSchGreg1 chromosome 1, iqSchGreg1.2, whole genome shotgun sequence genome window above contains:
- the LOC126345481 gene encoding probable ATP-dependent RNA helicase DDX47 — protein: MAEDDVESGSEEILDSVVEEDPEKEVTFQDLGVVDVLCEACEQLKWKAPTKIQREAIPLALQGKDVIGLAETGSGKTGAFALPILQALLQNPQRYFALILTPTRELAFQISEQFEALGSSIGVKCAVIVGGMDMMAQALMLAKKPHVLIATPGRLVDHLENTKGFSLRALKYLVMDEADRILNMDFEVEVDKILKVIPRERRTFLFSATMTKKVQKLQRASLQDPVKVEVSTKYQTVEKLQQYYIFIPVKFKDVYLVHILNELAGNTFMIFCSTCNNTVRTALLLRSLGFTAVPLHGQMSQNKRLGALNKFKAKNRSILISTDVASRGLDIPHVDVVVNFDIPTHSKDYIHRVGRTARAGRAGKAITFVTQYDVELYQRIEHLIGKQLPLFKLQEDEVMLLQERVAEAQRMAKMQLKDLEEKKGGKNKKRKGAIDDDDDTEEAQGVRKRLKGKKMRKHR